The Collimonas sp. PA-H2 genome contains a region encoding:
- a CDS encoding LysE family translocator gives MDVALFLKAALIGLSIAAPVGPVGLLCIQRTIAHGPRIGFASGLGAATADATYGAIGAFGLATVTNYFVTLTTPLALFGALFLGWMGIKLLRAAPPAGAASAANGVFAGKAFVSVFILTLANPMTILSFIAVFAAIAGPAANAPSAARIMVLGVFCGSAFWWLLLACGVATVRHKIGPGTMTLINRIGGCILLGFAGWQLVRIAG, from the coding sequence GTGGATGTTGCGTTATTTTTGAAGGCGGCCCTGATCGGCCTGTCGATTGCAGCCCCGGTAGGACCGGTCGGCTTGCTGTGCATCCAGCGCACCATCGCGCACGGACCCCGCATCGGTTTCGCCAGCGGATTGGGGGCGGCCACTGCGGACGCCACCTATGGCGCTATCGGCGCCTTTGGACTGGCCACGGTGACCAATTATTTCGTCACGCTGACGACACCGCTAGCACTTTTCGGCGCCTTGTTTCTCGGTTGGATGGGAATCAAGCTTCTGCGCGCCGCACCGCCTGCCGGCGCCGCCAGCGCCGCCAACGGCGTCTTCGCCGGCAAAGCATTCGTTTCAGTGTTCATACTGACCTTGGCCAACCCCATGACCATCCTCTCCTTCATCGCGGTATTCGCCGCCATCGCCGGTCCTGCGGCAAACGCGCCAAGCGCGGCCAGGATCATGGTGCTCGGGGTATTTTGCGGATCGGCATTCTGGTGGCTGCTGCTGGCCTGCGGCGTGGCCACGGTGCGTCACAAGATAGGACCAGGCACCATGACCCTGATCAACCGGATTGGCGGCTGCATCCTGCTCGGCTTTGCCGGATGGCAGCTGGTACGCATCGCCGGATGA
- a CDS encoding DUF4282 domain-containing protein, whose protein sequence is MITKKNYTKLTALLDFDHLIAPYLIKMIYWLGIPVIVVAGVLSCINNGGSYGSVVHALIALGGTLLVLLIWRLVSELWILAFNIYERLVEIRDLMARQTQTPAAIQPALRDDD, encoded by the coding sequence GTGATAACGAAAAAAAATTATACCAAACTGACCGCCTTGCTGGACTTTGATCATCTTATCGCTCCGTATCTGATCAAAATGATCTACTGGCTGGGGATACCTGTGATCGTGGTCGCAGGCGTACTGAGCTGTATCAATAATGGTGGCTCTTATGGGAGTGTTGTCCATGCCCTGATAGCACTTGGAGGTACGCTATTGGTCTTGCTGATCTGGCGCCTGGTCAGCGAACTCTGGATCCTGGCATTCAATATTTATGAACGACTGGTTGAAATCCGCGACCTGATGGCGCGCCAGACACAAACGCCGGCAGCGATCCAGCCGGCACTGCGCGACGATGACTGA
- a CDS encoding cytochrome c family protein produces the protein MKQNRLFLGLGLAMLTGFSGAATAAGDTIRGQELYHTMCMSCHSIDYNGVGPAHKGLFGRKAGSHADYLYSPAVKSSSIVWTDKTLDKWLSNPEKLIPGQKMGFMVPAEKDRADLIAYLKKEAGREEKP, from the coding sequence GTGAAACAAAATCGCTTATTCCTTGGCCTGGGCTTGGCCATGCTGACGGGCTTCAGCGGCGCCGCAACCGCCGCCGGCGATACGATACGCGGCCAGGAGCTCTACCACACCATGTGCATGTCCTGTCACTCGATTGACTACAACGGCGTTGGGCCGGCGCACAAGGGTCTGTTTGGCCGGAAGGCTGGCAGTCACGCTGACTACCTTTATTCACCAGCTGTGAAGTCATCCAGCATTGTCTGGACCGACAAAACGCTGGATAAATGGTTGTCGAATCCCGAGAAACTGATTCCGGGGCAAAAAATGGGTTTCATGGTGCCTGCCGAAAAAGATCGCGCTGACTTGATTGCCTATTTGAAGAAGGAGGCGGGACGAGAAGAGAAGCCCTAA
- a CDS encoding dethiobiotin synthetase — protein MSPIHSMKYGQCLSARYAPIAAALLLAACATPASIQPGASQNDVQARFGAPREVYHLPDGATRWLYPTQPVGEYTWAADIDAHGRVISVKQVLTIEEFGRARIGQWTTQDVQVHFGRPVETAYFPLMRRHVWSYRFLQDGVWYSMMHFYFDPDGVLRLTQAGPDPEDGQN, from the coding sequence ATGAGTCCCATCCACTCCATGAAGTACGGTCAGTGCTTGAGCGCCCGCTACGCGCCCATCGCCGCCGCCTTGTTGCTAGCCGCTTGTGCCACGCCGGCTTCCATTCAGCCGGGCGCCAGTCAGAACGACGTTCAGGCTCGGTTCGGCGCTCCGCGCGAGGTCTATCACCTGCCGGATGGCGCCACACGCTGGCTTTATCCCACGCAACCTGTCGGCGAGTACACGTGGGCAGCCGATATCGACGCGCATGGGCGAGTTATCAGCGTCAAACAAGTATTGACCATCGAGGAATTCGGTCGGGCCAGGATCGGCCAGTGGACCACGCAGGATGTGCAGGTGCATTTTGGCCGACCGGTCGAAACCGCCTATTTCCCGCTCATGCGGCGCCATGTCTGGAGTTATCGCTTCCTGCAAGACGGCGTGTGGTACTCGATGATGCATTTTTATTTCGATCCGGATGGCGTATTGCGCCTCACCCAAGCTGGCCCGGATCCGGAAGATGGGCAGAATTGA
- a CDS encoding sigma 54-interacting transcriptional regulator, with product MQNKPLQESLDIYIWEGNSDIADRISLCLASFDIEVIRADGQPVTRDQVSSRPSIAVISVTVIEHSEFSADAWQKSHGMPVIWVAEVGRTANPRVYPVEYSHILMLDFTCAELRKLVFRLASELHASASADRMPQPLIAQSESMKTLVAEAEAFADCESSVLIMGETGVGKERIAQLLHQRHGRYRHGPFVAVNCGAIPDGLFESLFFGHAKGAFTGALLAHKGYFEQADGGTLFLDEIGDLPLYQQVKLLRVLEQSTVTRLGSQTEVKLDFRLVAATNRNLREQVQQDMFRADLYYRLAVIELRVPNLEERGSADKIAIFSSLLAQTYDDIPPPPEWLLELVAAAKFAGNVRELRNVAERVGIIYRQLGVWDRARIDRVFDTLGTMERLVEGNDLTAVRKKWDMAERSRILSVLDANGWRRQDTAHALGISRKVLWEKMRKFQIADTEAIGEAE from the coding sequence ATGCAAAACAAGCCTTTGCAAGAAAGTCTCGATATCTACATATGGGAAGGCAATTCGGATATTGCCGACCGCATCTCGCTGTGCCTGGCGAGTTTCGATATCGAGGTGATCCGCGCCGACGGCCAGCCGGTAACGCGCGACCAGGTGTCTTCGCGGCCGTCGATCGCGGTGATTTCGGTGACCGTGATCGAACACTCCGAGTTTTCCGCCGACGCCTGGCAGAAATCGCATGGCATGCCGGTGATCTGGGTGGCGGAGGTGGGCCGGACTGCCAATCCGCGCGTCTATCCAGTCGAGTATTCGCATATCCTGATGCTGGATTTTACCTGCGCCGAATTGCGCAAGCTGGTGTTCCGCCTGGCTTCCGAGCTGCATGCCAGCGCCAGCGCCGACCGCATGCCGCAGCCGCTGATTGCGCAATCGGAATCGATGAAGACACTGGTAGCGGAAGCTGAAGCGTTTGCCGATTGCGAATCGAGCGTGCTGATCATGGGCGAGACCGGCGTCGGCAAGGAGCGCATCGCTCAGCTGCTGCACCAGCGCCATGGCCGCTACCGGCATGGGCCGTTTGTCGCGGTCAACTGCGGGGCTATCCCGGACGGCTTGTTCGAGTCGCTGTTTTTCGGCCATGCCAAAGGCGCGTTTACCGGCGCCTTGCTGGCCCACAAAGGCTATTTTGAGCAAGCCGACGGCGGCACTCTGTTCCTCGATGAAATCGGCGACCTGCCCCTGTATCAGCAGGTCAAGCTGCTGCGCGTGCTGGAGCAGAGCACCGTGACCCGGCTGGGCTCGCAAACCGAGGTCAAGCTGGATTTCCGGCTGGTGGCGGCGACCAACCGCAACCTGCGCGAGCAGGTGCAGCAGGACATGTTCCGCGCCGACCTGTACTACCGGCTTGCGGTGATCGAGCTGCGCGTGCCGAATCTGGAAGAGCGTGGCAGCGCCGACAAGATCGCGATTTTCAGCAGCTTGCTGGCGCAGACCTATGACGACATCCCGCCGCCGCCTGAATGGCTGCTGGAACTGGTCGCTGCTGCAAAATTCGCCGGCAATGTACGCGAGTTGCGCAATGTCGCCGAGCGGGTCGGCATCATCTATCGCCAGCTGGGCGTCTGGGACCGGGCCCGCATCGACCGCGTGTTCGATACGCTGGGCACGATGGAGCGCCTGGTGGAGGGCAATGACCTGACGGCGGTCCGCAAAAAATGGGATATGGCGGAACGCAGCCGTATTCTGTCGGTGCTGGACGCCAACGGCTGGCGCCGCCAAGACACCGCGCACGCGCTCGGCATCAGCCGCAAGGTGCTGTGGGAAAAAATGCGCAAGTTCCAGATCGCCGATACCGAGGCGATTGGCGAGGCTGAGTAG
- a CDS encoding GNAT family N-acetyltransferase, with the protein MDILPLATERLLLRSFSRDDLPVFTSYRNQPDVARYQSWASYSAADAEAFFEQQHKLAFNSDDTWFQIAAERKEDAALAGDVAVHFFDDGLQAEIGVTFDPRYQKQGYAMEALSRVIATLFDDLRKHRITATVDASNLRVQRLLEKLGFRREAHFRENIFFKGAWSDEYGYALLAREWRQPKSQLQSP; encoded by the coding sequence ATGGATATATTGCCGCTGGCGACAGAACGGCTTCTGCTAAGAAGCTTCAGCCGCGACGATCTGCCGGTGTTTACCAGCTATCGCAACCAGCCGGACGTGGCGCGTTATCAAAGCTGGGCCAGCTATTCTGCGGCGGATGCCGAAGCCTTCTTCGAACAGCAGCACAAGCTGGCGTTCAATTCCGACGACACATGGTTTCAGATTGCTGCCGAACGCAAGGAAGATGCGGCGCTGGCGGGCGACGTAGCGGTGCATTTCTTCGACGATGGATTGCAAGCCGAGATAGGCGTGACCTTCGATCCTCGCTATCAAAAGCAAGGCTACGCCATGGAAGCTCTTTCCAGAGTCATTGCTACCCTGTTCGACGATCTCAGGAAGCACCGCATCACCGCCACCGTGGATGCCTCCAACCTGCGCGTGCAGCGGTTGCTTGAAAAACTGGGATTCCGGCGCGAGGCGCACTTTCGGGAAAATATCTTTTTCAAGGGCGCCTGGTCCGACGAATATGGCTACGCCTTACTGGCGCGCGAATGGCGTCAGCCAAAGTCTCAGCTGCAATCGCCTTGA
- a CDS encoding anti-sigma factor has translation MDKKETLSSLGSVLRDGSLYHHAPPHLRARVLAELPRESPRRTVFAWSGFTTDGVRTWLNGGVTGIAVCALALSAATLIQRPTPTGSIDQEIVSSHVRALLSQHPIDVVSTDQHTVKPWFNGKLDYTPPVVDLAAQGFPLVGGRIDYVGHRTVAVLIYRYQKHPIDLYVFPDASGTPVSIARASDGYAMAHWQRNGMTYWAITDAQSIHLHAFEQAARAEEDHEENPLRE, from the coding sequence ATGGACAAGAAAGAAACCTTAAGCTCGCTGGGCAGTGTGCTGCGTGATGGATCACTATATCATCACGCGCCACCACATCTGCGCGCGCGCGTGCTCGCCGAGTTGCCGCGCGAGTCGCCCCGCCGGACCGTCTTCGCATGGAGCGGTTTCACCACGGATGGCGTACGGACATGGCTTAACGGAGGTGTTACGGGGATCGCGGTCTGTGCGCTGGCATTGAGCGCGGCCACCTTGATCCAGCGGCCGACGCCAACCGGCTCAATCGACCAGGAGATTGTGTCTAGCCACGTGCGCGCGTTGTTGTCGCAGCACCCGATCGACGTCGTCTCGACCGATCAGCACACTGTCAAGCCGTGGTTTAACGGCAAACTCGACTATACGCCGCCAGTCGTCGATCTCGCCGCGCAAGGTTTTCCGCTGGTCGGCGGACGCATCGACTACGTGGGTCACCGCACCGTCGCGGTACTGATCTATCGCTACCAAAAGCATCCCATCGACCTGTATGTATTTCCCGATGCCAGCGGTACGCCGGTTTCCATCGCACGCGCCTCGGATGGCTATGCGATGGCTCACTGGCAGCGCAACGGCATGACTTACTGGGCCATCACCGATGCCCAATCTATCCACCTGCATGCGTTCGAGCAAGCGGCACGGGCAGAGGAAGATCATGAAGAAAATCCGTTGCGGGAATAA
- a CDS encoding RNA polymerase sigma factor has product MTAADKSRRFGELALPHLDAAYNLARWLTGSASDADDVVQDAYMRAFRFFDGFHGDNARAWLLAIVRNTWFTEWRRRSDAADDTPYDEALHDDERLPGWVDDIGSDPETLAVRRDDVDLIHRALGLLPVEYREVLVLRELEDMSYRDIATVAGVPIGTVMSRLARGRRLLCAAVRKAQGGMPSELAPVHGKAEGNLVRMPAPGSQKGVK; this is encoded by the coding sequence GTGACCGCGGCCGACAAGTCACGCCGGTTCGGAGAGCTGGCGTTGCCGCATCTGGACGCTGCCTACAACCTGGCACGCTGGCTGACCGGCAGCGCGAGCGATGCCGACGATGTGGTGCAGGATGCGTATATGCGCGCCTTCCGGTTCTTCGACGGCTTCCATGGCGACAACGCGCGCGCATGGCTACTCGCGATCGTTCGGAACACCTGGTTTACCGAATGGCGCAGGCGGAGCGACGCCGCTGACGACACCCCCTATGACGAGGCGCTGCACGACGACGAGCGGCTCCCAGGATGGGTCGACGACATCGGCAGCGATCCCGAAACGCTCGCTGTGCGGCGCGACGATGTGGACTTGATTCATCGCGCACTCGGCCTTTTGCCGGTCGAATATCGCGAGGTGCTGGTCCTGCGCGAGTTGGAAGACATGAGCTACCGCGACATTGCGACCGTTGCCGGCGTTCCGATCGGCACCGTGATGTCGCGGCTGGCGCGTGGCCGCCGCCTGCTTTGTGCGGCGGTGCGCAAGGCGCAGGGGGGGATGCCTTCGGAGCTTGCGCCGGTGCACGGTAAGGCAGAAGGCAACTTGGTCAGGATGCCTGCGCCGGGTTCACAAAAAGGAGTTAAATAA
- a CDS encoding DUF2968 domain-containing protein: MKVTVRNAVRGLGLGLFFAGLSLNALAQPSATVSPAPATVAPTPAASVKAAPSGNSTITELQQLMQSQGVSELRTTYNGNYGSSLLFKPDNRTYYVALFQQKNFWRVVKTTSDSQAEQIYKSFVGQTEKLAAIDIRRIQLEAEKQYTEQQIASQETRLSALQNDLVVQQQQEQNVNVQQEQARQQTQVLSSKQQAARSELRALQNRIRTLESQQTIMDNSGFSSDKASNK, translated from the coding sequence ATGAAAGTAACTGTACGCAATGCGGTTCGCGGTTTAGGACTGGGATTGTTCTTTGCCGGCTTGTCGCTTAACGCACTGGCGCAACCCTCTGCTACCGTCAGCCCGGCGCCGGCAACTGTTGCTCCTACTCCGGCCGCCAGCGTTAAAGCGGCGCCAAGCGGCAACAGCACCATCACCGAACTGCAGCAGTTGATGCAAAGTCAGGGCGTGAGCGAATTGCGTACCACCTACAACGGTAATTACGGTTCCAGCTTGCTGTTCAAGCCTGATAATCGTACTTATTACGTCGCCTTGTTCCAGCAGAAAAATTTCTGGCGCGTGGTCAAGACCACCTCCGATAGCCAAGCTGAACAGATCTACAAGAGCTTCGTTGGCCAGACCGAAAAGCTGGCGGCGATAGACATCCGCCGGATCCAGCTGGAAGCAGAGAAGCAATACACCGAGCAACAGATCGCCAGCCAGGAAACGCGCCTCAGCGCGCTGCAGAACGATCTGGTCGTGCAGCAGCAGCAAGAGCAGAATGTGAATGTACAGCAGGAACAGGCACGCCAGCAAACGCAAGTCCTGAGCAGCAAACAGCAGGCCGCGCGCAGCGAATTGCGGGCTTTGCAAAACCGTATCCGTACGCTGGAATCGCAGCAGACCATCATGGACAACAGCGGCTTCAGCAGCGACAAGGCCAGCAACAAGTAA
- a CDS encoding Lrp/AsnC family transcriptional regulator, whose protein sequence is MEIDAKGWKILAAIQRDGRISLKALADHCGLSLPATSERLKRLEEAGIVSGYRAVVNAEAVGYGVMAVIGITTAQPDKARLIAQLQAMPEVLECLHVTGQDSFLLRVAAKDIRHLERFVGSINHYGETRTSIVMSTPIEQRSIAQFPAEL, encoded by the coding sequence ATGGAAATTGACGCCAAAGGCTGGAAAATCCTGGCCGCGATCCAGCGCGACGGCCGCATTTCGCTGAAAGCACTCGCCGACCATTGCGGCCTGTCGCTGCCGGCCACGTCGGAGCGGCTCAAACGGCTAGAGGAGGCAGGAATCGTCAGCGGCTATCGCGCCGTGGTCAATGCGGAAGCAGTCGGCTACGGTGTCATGGCGGTGATCGGCATCACCACCGCGCAGCCTGACAAGGCACGCCTGATCGCCCAGCTGCAGGCCATGCCGGAAGTCCTCGAATGCCTGCATGTGACGGGGCAGGATTCGTTTCTGCTGCGCGTGGCCGCCAAGGATATCCGTCATCTTGAGCGTTTCGTTGGCAGCATCAACCATTACGGTGAAACGCGGACTTCGATTGTCATGTCGACGCCGATCGAGCAGCGTTCGATTGCCCAATTTCCTGCCGAATTGTGA